A genomic window from Slackia heliotrinireducens DSM 20476 includes:
- a CDS encoding DUF262 domain-containing protein, whose protein sequence is MKKITGTEKTFKQLLQNTKYSIHYYQREYAWQYKQVQELIDDLTDEFLIYYDPTHERKDVAQYGVYFMGSVVLAGRENAIIDGQQRLSSLSLLLIYLRRRLLGMGMTIATVDQMIFSESFGTASFNISVEDREPCLQALNDGKEFDPDGYGESVKNLYARYQDICDLFPEEIDDAALPYFADWLTEKVYFIEIVTETEQDAHKVFVSMNDRGLSLTSAEMLKGYLLSEVADDKRREKLNDAWKAKMLALKELGKSEEEDCIKAWLRAKYAESIRENKKGATPEDFDLIGGSFHKWVRDEHARLGLNSSDEFERFIEEFCKFADIYIRLKHWEWAFDKEQPYLFYNAALSFTLQSQLCLAPIRAEDLGDTIDRKILLVSRFIDILIYTRAINYRSMDYSTIKYAMFQLTKRIRNLGVAELAAQLGKEVTDLGMSIEGAWDDFRLNFYTKKYIRHMLARITDYVERGCDQPGHYLEYVAVKSKRPFEVEHIITDHFEWYQDEYGSREEFEATRNRPGNLLLLDKSTNASINDDRYPDKLPVYGSEKGNVLSAALVAASYQHNPRFLKFMGETGFDFKAYETFGREEISERSNLVKALALALWTPDFDDLAVMGK, encoded by the coding sequence ATGAAGAAGATCACTGGAACAGAGAAGACGTTCAAGCAGCTGCTGCAGAACACTAAGTACTCCATCCACTACTACCAGCGCGAGTACGCCTGGCAGTACAAGCAGGTGCAGGAGCTCATCGACGACCTGACCGACGAGTTCCTCATCTACTACGACCCAACACACGAGCGCAAGGACGTCGCCCAGTACGGCGTGTACTTCATGGGCAGCGTCGTTCTCGCCGGTCGCGAGAACGCCATCATCGACGGACAGCAGCGCCTCTCGTCTCTGTCGCTGCTCCTCATCTACCTGCGTCGACGGCTGCTCGGCATGGGCATGACGATAGCGACCGTCGACCAGATGATCTTCTCCGAGAGCTTCGGCACCGCATCGTTCAACATATCGGTTGAGGACCGCGAACCGTGTCTGCAGGCGCTCAATGACGGCAAGGAGTTCGACCCCGACGGCTACGGCGAGAGCGTCAAGAACCTGTACGCCCGCTACCAGGACATATGCGACCTGTTCCCTGAAGAGATAGACGACGCGGCGCTTCCGTACTTCGCCGACTGGCTGACCGAGAAGGTCTACTTCATCGAGATAGTGACCGAGACCGAGCAGGACGCGCACAAGGTGTTCGTGTCCATGAACGACCGAGGGCTCAGCCTCACCTCCGCCGAGATGCTCAAGGGATACCTGCTCTCGGAGGTGGCCGACGACAAGCGGCGCGAGAAGCTCAACGATGCCTGGAAAGCCAAGATGCTCGCCCTGAAGGAGCTCGGCAAGAGCGAGGAGGAGGACTGCATCAAGGCGTGGCTTCGCGCCAAGTACGCCGAGAGCATCCGCGAGAACAAGAAGGGCGCGACGCCCGAGGACTTCGACCTCATCGGCGGCAGCTTCCACAAGTGGGTTCGTGACGAGCACGCGCGGCTGGGCCTCAACTCGTCGGACGAGTTCGAGCGGTTCATCGAGGAGTTCTGCAAGTTCGCGGACATCTACATACGCTTGAAGCATTGGGAGTGGGCGTTTGACAAGGAGCAGCCGTACCTCTTCTACAACGCGGCGCTCAGTTTCACCCTGCAGTCTCAGCTCTGTCTGGCGCCCATACGGGCCGAAGACCTGGGTGACACCATCGACCGGAAGATCCTGCTCGTTTCGCGCTTCATTGACATCCTCATCTACACGAGGGCCATCAACTACCGGAGCATGGACTACTCGACGATCAAGTATGCCATGTTCCAGCTGACGAAGCGCATCCGCAACCTGGGCGTTGCCGAGCTGGCAGCACAGCTCGGCAAGGAGGTCACCGACCTTGGCATGAGCATCGAGGGCGCCTGGGATGACTTCCGACTGAACTTCTACACGAAGAAGTACATCCGCCACATGCTCGCCCGCATCACCGACTACGTGGAACGCGGCTGCGACCAGCCAGGCCACTACTTGGAGTACGTGGCCGTGAAGAGCAAGCGACCCTTCGAGGTCGAGCACATCATCACCGACCACTTCGAGTGGTACCAGGACGAGTACGGCAGCCGCGAGGAGTTCGAGGCCACGAGGAACAGGCCAGGCAACCTGCTGCTGCTCGACAAGTCGACGAACGCATCGATCAACGACGACCGCTACCCGGACAAGCTGCCCGTATACGGCAGTGAGAAGGGCAACGTGCTCTCGGCGGCCCTCGTTGCAGCCTCGTACCAGCACAACCCGCGCTTCCTCAAGTTCATGGGAGAGACTGGTTTCGATTTCAAGGCATACGAGACCTTCGGGCGAGAGGAAATATCCGAAAGATCCAATCTGGTCAAAGCGCTGGCACTGGCGCTCTGGACGCCGGATTTCGATGATCTGGCGGTTATGGGTAAATAG
- a CDS encoding type I restriction endonuclease subunit R produces the protein MEQVTYMAVGLPKTTEKNFENNVESMMHDAGWDVFESNAEAQADYDRKRALKTKSVLGFVKETQPEEWAKIEKMYGAKAEERFLKRLCDELEPHDERGGVVNVLRHGIRMAPGAQFRLCFFKPATGKNPDAIARYEANRFELVRQLRYGTLPDDKDNSVDTVLFLNGIPVATMELKNNLSGQRTDHAVKQYKTDRSPKELLFKPNRRAIVHFALDSETVEMCTWLANGKSYFLPFNRGNGMSGAGNPPNPNGYRTEYLYREILETDSLLDIIQRFVRVEYDADTHAMKKIIFPRYHQLDAVRKLVADAKASGAGKSYLIQHSAGSGKSNSIAWLAHHLQSLHDAGDNPVFDTVVILTDRRNLDAQLSETIDSVEHKRGVVVRIREEDGSAGLKEALNSGAQIITSTIQKFPYICSETKVSGRRFAVIIDEAHSSQSGKANAKMKMALIDRDLDPDEPWDDEDELAKEMKAQGKIPNLSFFAFTATPKAATLEVFGTRDDECKRDENGMLIPRPFHLYSMKQAIDEGFILDVLENYTCFESYFKLVKTIADDPKYKEMKANRALMGIAEWSPAMVDRKAQIIVEHFMNDVEGVLGGKSKAMVVTWSRPMAYRLYRAMADYIARERYACEIMVAFSGKLEVDGEELTEASINGVPESRTAELFDSDEKRIIVCANKFQTGFDQPKLCAMYVDKMLTGVAAVQTLSRLNRTCSIPGKRTFVLDFANTWDTIRASFANYYEATELDAATDPDVIYNLASRLDDYHVYETSEVEAVADAYFGEPDPDKVLMKVEARLQPAVDRWKAKDDTKKREFKALLRKFLRSYSFITQMVRLGDEDLHRLFVYGGFLVKKLFLETGDTPDLRDKVELEYLRIEDKGTQAIKLQSEQLHNGGANAGIAKEEEEERLSVLIDHLNEVFGTEWEDADKIIKACADKICEDEDFVAKARTNTMGDLRAIFGGVMMDALAAILSDSQDMFEKFSENPDAFMRVMDDELLPIVYRRCNADVQ, from the coding sequence ATGGAGCAAGTCACCTACATGGCGGTTGGACTGCCGAAGACGACGGAGAAAAACTTCGAGAACAACGTCGAGTCGATGATGCACGATGCCGGATGGGACGTGTTCGAAAGCAACGCTGAGGCTCAAGCCGACTACGACCGCAAACGGGCGCTGAAGACCAAATCGGTCCTCGGCTTCGTAAAGGAAACCCAGCCCGAAGAGTGGGCGAAGATCGAGAAAATGTACGGCGCTAAGGCCGAGGAGCGCTTCCTGAAGCGCCTCTGCGACGAGCTGGAACCGCACGATGAACGGGGCGGCGTTGTGAACGTGCTCCGCCACGGCATAAGGATGGCGCCGGGCGCGCAGTTCCGCCTATGCTTCTTCAAACCGGCGACAGGCAAGAACCCAGACGCCATCGCCCGCTACGAGGCGAACCGCTTCGAACTCGTGAGGCAGCTGCGCTACGGTACGCTGCCCGACGACAAAGACAACTCGGTGGACACCGTGCTCTTCCTGAACGGCATCCCCGTGGCGACCATGGAGTTGAAGAACAACCTCTCCGGCCAACGGACCGACCACGCCGTGAAGCAGTACAAGACCGACCGCAGCCCGAAGGAGCTGCTGTTCAAGCCGAACCGTCGCGCTATCGTGCACTTCGCGCTCGATTCCGAGACAGTCGAGATGTGCACGTGGCTCGCCAACGGCAAGTCGTACTTCCTGCCTTTCAACAGAGGCAACGGCATGAGCGGCGCGGGCAACCCGCCGAACCCGAACGGCTACCGCACTGAGTACCTGTACCGAGAGATCCTCGAGACCGATTCGCTCCTCGACATCATCCAGCGCTTCGTGCGCGTGGAGTACGATGCGGACACTCATGCGATGAAGAAGATCATCTTCCCGCGCTACCATCAGCTCGACGCCGTACGCAAGCTCGTCGCGGACGCCAAAGCGAGCGGGGCCGGCAAGAGCTACCTAATCCAGCACTCGGCGGGCTCGGGCAAGTCGAACTCCATCGCATGGCTGGCTCACCACCTGCAGTCGCTGCACGACGCCGGCGACAACCCGGTGTTCGACACCGTTGTCATATTGACCGACCGACGCAACCTGGACGCCCAGCTCTCAGAGACGATCGACTCGGTCGAGCACAAGCGCGGCGTCGTGGTGCGCATCCGCGAGGAGGATGGCTCGGCAGGCCTCAAGGAGGCTCTGAACTCGGGTGCGCAGATAATCACGTCGACCATCCAGAAGTTCCCCTACATCTGCTCTGAGACGAAGGTCTCCGGCCGCAGGTTCGCAGTCATCATCGACGAAGCGCACTCATCGCAGTCCGGCAAGGCGAACGCCAAGATGAAGATGGCGCTCATCGACCGCGACTTGGATCCCGATGAGCCGTGGGACGACGAGGACGAGCTCGCCAAGGAGATGAAGGCGCAGGGCAAGATCCCCAACCTGAGCTTCTTCGCGTTCACGGCCACGCCCAAGGCGGCCACGCTCGAGGTCTTCGGCACCCGCGACGACGAGTGCAAACGCGACGAGAACGGCATGCTCATCCCGCGGCCGTTCCATCTTTACAGCATGAAGCAGGCCATCGACGAGGGCTTCATCCTGGACGTGCTGGAGAACTACACCTGCTTCGAGAGCTACTTCAAGCTGGTGAAGACCATCGCCGACGACCCCAAGTACAAGGAGATGAAGGCCAACCGCGCCCTCATGGGCATCGCCGAGTGGAGTCCGGCCATGGTCGACCGCAAGGCGCAGATCATCGTCGAGCACTTTATGAACGACGTGGAGGGCGTGCTCGGCGGGAAATCGAAGGCCATGGTCGTTACCTGGAGCCGCCCGATGGCATACCGCCTGTACCGAGCGATGGCCGACTACATCGCCCGGGAGCGCTACGCGTGCGAGATCATGGTGGCTTTCTCGGGCAAGCTCGAGGTCGACGGCGAGGAGCTCACCGAGGCGAGCATTAACGGCGTACCGGAATCCCGAACGGCCGAGCTCTTCGACTCCGACGAGAAGCGCATCATCGTGTGCGCGAACAAGTTTCAGACAGGCTTCGACCAGCCCAAGCTTTGCGCCATGTACGTGGACAAGATGCTCACAGGTGTGGCGGCGGTGCAGACGCTCAGCCGTCTAAACCGCACGTGTTCGATCCCCGGCAAGCGCACGTTCGTGCTCGACTTCGCTAACACGTGGGACACGATCCGAGCGAGCTTCGCGAACTACTACGAGGCCACCGAGCTCGATGCCGCGACCGACCCAGACGTCATCTACAACCTGGCGAGCAGGCTTGATGATTACCACGTGTACGAGACCTCCGAGGTCGAGGCCGTGGCGGACGCCTACTTCGGCGAGCCCGACCCCGATAAGGTGTTGATGAAGGTGGAGGCGAGGCTGCAGCCCGCCGTCGACCGCTGGAAGGCGAAGGACGACACGAAGAAACGCGAGTTCAAGGCGCTGCTACGCAAGTTCCTACGCTCGTACTCGTTCATCACGCAGATGGTGAGGCTCGGCGACGAGGATCTGCACAGGCTCTTCGTATACGGCGGGTTCCTAGTCAAGAAGCTCTTCCTCGAGACCGGCGACACCCCTGACCTTCGTGACAAGGTGGAGCTGGAGTACCTCCGCATCGAGGACAAGGGCACCCAGGCCATCAAGCTGCAGAGTGAGCAGCTGCACAACGGCGGTGCTAACGCCGGCATTGCCAAGGAGGAGGAAGAGGAGCGCCTGAGCGTGCTCATCGATCACCTCAACGAGGTCTTCGGCACCGAGTGGGAGGACGCCGACAAGATCATCAAGGCGTGCGCCGACAAGATCTGCGAGGACGAGGACTTCGTGGCCAAAGCGCGAACCAACACAATGGGCGACCTGCGGGCGATCTTCGGAGGTGTGATGATGGATGCGCTCGCCGCGATCTTGTCAGACAGCCAGGACATGTTCGAGAAGTTCAGCGAGAACCCCGACGCTTTCATGCGTGTGATGGACGACGAGCTGCTGCCAATCGTGTACCGAAGGTGCAACGCAGATGTTCAATAG
- a CDS encoding restriction endonuclease subunit S: MERYEAYKDSGVEWIGEIPSTWTLARTKAVFSSKKRVVGDKANEYQRLALTMHGVLLRDKDDNEGLQPEQFEGYQILEANELVFKLIDLENIKTSRVGLSPYTGIVSPAYITLTQTDSDNRYFYYWFFALYQQNVFNQLGGNGVRSALNKDDLLNLPMLLPKQDEQRAIANYLDARTAEIDALVADCEREAELLREYRKAVISEAVTKGLDPDAPMKDSGVEWIGEIPEGWLVRPSKTLFAEAKELRHSDDEQCAATQKYGIIPQARYIAIENQRMVVADKNLDAWKHVEPGDFVISLRSFQGGLELSEITGCVTWHYIVLKGNDLVEAGYFKYLFKTTKYIESLQRTCTYIRDGQDLRYSNFVQVPLPLPSREEQVAIGVYLDAKTAEIDALIEAKQTMADKLREYRKSLISEAVTGKFKVPGV, from the coding sequence ATGGAACGCTACGAGGCGTATAAGGATTCTGGAGTTGAGTGGATTGGCGAGATACCCTCTACATGGACTTTAGCCAGGACGAAAGCAGTGTTCAGCAGTAAGAAACGCGTTGTTGGCGATAAGGCTAATGAATATCAGCGCCTTGCACTAACAATGCATGGCGTATTACTGCGCGATAAAGATGACAACGAAGGACTTCAGCCGGAGCAATTTGAGGGTTACCAAATACTTGAAGCTAATGAATTGGTATTCAAATTAATAGACTTGGAAAACATTAAAACAAGCCGTGTTGGCCTTTCGCCGTATACGGGTATTGTTTCACCTGCATATATAACGCTTACGCAAACGGATTCCGACAATAGGTACTTCTATTATTGGTTCTTCGCGCTATATCAGCAAAACGTGTTCAACCAATTAGGTGGCAATGGTGTCCGGAGTGCGCTCAACAAAGATGATCTTTTGAACCTTCCGATGCTCCTGCCAAAACAGGACGAGCAGCGGGCCATCGCCAACTACCTCGACGCCAGGACCGCCGAGATCGACGCGCTCGTTGCGGACTGCGAGCGGGAGGCCGAGCTGCTGCGGGAGTACCGCAAGGCGGTCATCTCCGAGGCCGTCACCAAGGGCCTCGACCCCGACGCGCCCATGAAGGACTCCGGCGTAGAATGGATCGGTGAGATTCCGGAGGGGTGGCTAGTACGTCCGTCTAAGACGTTGTTTGCCGAGGCGAAAGAGCTGCGACACTCCGATGACGAGCAGTGTGCTGCTACGCAGAAATACGGAATTATCCCTCAGGCTCGGTATATTGCCATCGAGAATCAACGTATGGTAGTTGCTGATAAGAACCTTGATGCGTGGAAGCACGTTGAGCCAGGGGACTTTGTTATTAGCCTTCGTAGTTTTCAGGGTGGCTTGGAGCTGAGCGAAATTACAGGGTGTGTCACTTGGCACTACATTGTGCTTAAAGGAAATGACTTAGTTGAAGCGGGATATTTCAAGTATTTGTTTAAGACAACGAAATACATAGAGTCGCTTCAAAGGACGTGTACGTATATACGAGATGGGCAAGATTTGCGGTATTCGAATTTTGTGCAGGTTCCATTGCCCTTACCGTCCAGAGAAGAGCAGGTCGCAATTGGTGTCTACCTCGACGCCAAAACCGCCGAAATCGATGCCCTTATCGAGGCCAAGCAAACCATGGCCGACAAGCTGCGGGAGTACCGCAAGTCGCTGATATCCGAGGCGGTCACGGGTAAGTTCAAGGTCCCCGGCGTCTAG
- a CDS encoding type I restriction-modification system subunit M — protein MNHSEISSFIWGTADLLRSSFKQHEYGDIILPFTVMRRLDVVLEPTKQAVLEAAAKKMPDALRDTMLKKAAGVDFYNTSEFTMRGLLSDADGIRENLTKYVTSFSPEIADIFDKFKIFDVIKDLDDNDLLFLVVERFCNPRIDLSPASISNADMGDIYEELIRRFSEVSNETAGEHFSPRDGLRLAAELLVVGEMDDLTQPNRIVKVCDPCAGTGGALTVFADRVAEINPQATVVTYAQEINGQSYAICKSDTILKGGNIANVHLGDTLADDQMPGETFGYQISNPPYGVDWKKSQAAVRKEHEQLGFAGRFGAGLPRISDGQLLFVQHMVAKMRPVDEGGGRIAVFLNGSPLFTGAAGSGESEVRRYLLQHDLVEAIVAMPNDFFFNTGIATYIWVLDNTKEPRRKGKVQLINANGIYTKMRKSLGSKRNEFTDEQIAQIVGLYNDFEDADPKLSKVFANEEFGYVTVDVRRPQRDERGEIVRDKKGRPVADKELNDTENIPLTQDVDEYMAREVLPYAPDAWIEPRKQKKGQLLELKDGGTVGFEIPFTRHFYEYTPLRPSSEIFAEIRELEASIAEKLRKAGL, from the coding sequence ATGAACCATTCCGAGATTTCAAGTTTTATTTGGGGCACTGCGGACCTCCTACGCTCCAGCTTCAAGCAGCATGAATACGGCGACATCATCCTTCCCTTCACGGTGATGCGACGCTTGGACGTCGTACTAGAGCCAACCAAGCAAGCGGTGCTTGAAGCGGCTGCGAAGAAAATGCCCGACGCGCTACGAGACACGATGCTCAAGAAGGCGGCAGGGGTCGACTTCTACAACACGAGCGAGTTCACGATGCGCGGGCTCCTGTCCGACGCCGACGGCATCCGCGAGAATCTGACCAAGTACGTCACGTCTTTCTCGCCCGAGATCGCTGACATCTTCGACAAGTTCAAGATCTTCGACGTGATAAAGGACCTCGACGACAACGACCTGCTGTTCCTAGTGGTCGAGCGCTTCTGCAACCCGAGAATCGACCTCAGCCCCGCCTCCATCAGCAATGCCGACATGGGCGACATCTACGAGGAACTAATTCGGCGCTTCTCCGAGGTATCCAACGAGACGGCCGGCGAGCACTTCTCCCCGCGCGACGGCCTGCGCCTGGCGGCGGAGCTGCTGGTTGTCGGCGAGATGGATGACCTCACCCAGCCGAACCGCATCGTGAAGGTCTGCGACCCTTGCGCCGGGACCGGCGGCGCACTCACGGTGTTCGCCGACCGCGTAGCCGAGATAAACCCGCAGGCAACCGTCGTCACCTACGCACAGGAGATCAACGGACAGTCCTACGCCATTTGCAAGTCAGACACCATACTCAAGGGCGGCAACATCGCAAACGTTCACCTGGGCGATACGCTGGCGGACGACCAGATGCCCGGTGAGACGTTCGGCTACCAGATATCGAATCCGCCCTACGGCGTCGATTGGAAGAAGTCGCAGGCTGCGGTGCGCAAGGAGCACGAGCAGCTTGGCTTCGCGGGCCGCTTCGGCGCGGGCCTTCCGCGCATCTCTGACGGGCAGCTGCTCTTCGTGCAGCACATGGTCGCCAAGATGCGGCCCGTTGACGAGGGCGGTGGCCGCATCGCTGTGTTCCTCAACGGCAGCCCGCTCTTCACGGGAGCTGCCGGCTCGGGCGAGAGCGAGGTGCGCCGCTATCTCCTGCAACACGACCTGGTTGAGGCCATCGTAGCCATGCCGAACGACTTCTTCTTCAACACGGGCATCGCCACCTACATCTGGGTGCTCGACAACACCAAGGAGCCCCGCCGCAAGGGCAAGGTGCAGCTCATCAACGCGAACGGCATCTACACGAAGATGCGCAAGAGCCTGGGCAGCAAGCGCAACGAGTTCACCGACGAGCAGATTGCGCAGATCGTCGGCCTGTACAACGATTTTGAGGACGCCGACCCGAAGCTGTCCAAGGTGTTCGCGAACGAGGAGTTCGGCTACGTGACCGTCGACGTGCGCCGCCCGCAGCGCGACGAGCGAGGTGAAATCGTGCGCGACAAGAAGGGCCGCCCCGTGGCGGACAAGGAGCTCAACGATACCGAGAACATCCCTCTGACGCAGGACGTGGACGAATACATGGCCCGCGAGGTGCTGCCCTACGCGCCCGATGCCTGGATAGAGCCGCGCAAGCAGAAGAAGGGCCAGCTGCTCGAGCTCAAGGACGGCGGCACCGTCGGCTTCGAGATCCCCTTCACCAGGCACTTCTATGAGTACACGCCGCTTCGCCCCAGCTCCGAGATCTTCGCCGAGATACGCGAGCTCGAAGCGAGCATTGCTGAGAAACTCCGGAAAGCGGGGCTGTAG